Proteins encoded in a region of the Pelmatolapia mariae isolate MD_Pm_ZW linkage group LG6, Pm_UMD_F_2, whole genome shotgun sequence genome:
- the pdcd4a gene encoding programmed cell death protein 4a — MATDMDTAPQADGMFAPGGTVAEANRPYSDDDDSLNEAEVNGNWTPQEKALHEARLKAKAKRRLRKSSSRNSTSESFSESGEVAGGDPHSPKGKVNTNDRKSRTGKGRGLPKKGGAGGKGVWGAAGMVYEDEEPDIHDPNYDESSQGDTVYETVVPEIDEKELEKMVNPIVQEYFEHGDTKEVQMLLKELNLGQHKYEFSSLAVSLSLEGKASHRELTSRLLSDLSGKMLSQSEMGRAFDKMLKELPDLILDTPDAPQMLGQFIARAIADHVLPMSFLDCYKGKVDCEHARVALDRAAVLLSMKREMVRLDNVWGVGGGLRPVKHLIKEMNLLLKEYLISGDVSEAEHCLRDLEVPHFHHELVYEAVVMVLESKGDTATHMMMKLLQSFWKTGLITVDQMNRGFQRVYDELPEISLDVPHAHSIMETFVDLCYQESVITKQLRDACPSRGRKRFVSEGDGGMIKN, encoded by the exons ATGGCGACCGACATGGACACCGCTCCTCAGGCCGACG GGATGTTTGCTCCCGGTGGCACCGTGGCGGAGGCTAACCGTCCATACAGCGACGACGACGACTCGCTGAATGAGGCCGAGGTGAACGGGAACTGGACGCCCCAGGAAAAGGCGCTCCACGAGGCTCGTCTGAAAGCTAAAGCCAAGCGTCGCCTGCGCAAATCCTCGTCTCGCAACTCCACCAGCGAGTCTTTCTCAGAGTCAGGAGAAGTGGCGGGTGGTGACCCGCACAGCCCGAAAGGCAAAGTCAACACCAATGACCGGAAATCCAGGACGGGCAAAGGCAGAGGCCTGCCAAAAAAAG GTGGGGCAGGTGGTAAAGGAGTTTGGGGAGCTGCTGGGATGGTTTACGAAGATGAGGAGCCCGACATACACGATCCCAACTATGATGAATCTTCTCAG GGGGACACGGTCTACGAGACGGTCGTGCCCGAGATAGACGAGAAGGAACTTGAGAAAATGGTGAACCCAATTGTACAGGAGTACTTTGAGCACGGGGACACAAAAGAGGTTCAg ATGTTGTTGAAGGAGCTCAATTTGGGCCAGCACAAGTACGAGTTCTCCTCTCTGGCCGTGTCCCTGTCCCTCGAAGGCAAGGCAAGCCACAGAGAACTGACCTCCCGCCTGCTGTCTGATCTGTCGGGGAAGATGCTGTCGCAAAGTGAGATGGGGCGAGCTTTCGACAAGATGCTTAAAGAGCTCCCGGACCTCATCCTGGACACACCGGATGCCCCGCAG ATGTTAGGCCAGTTTATAGCCAGAGCCATCGCAGACCACGTCCTCCCCATGTCATTCCTGGACTGCTACAAGGGCAAAGTGGACTGTGAGCATGCCAG AGTGGCTTTAGACCGCGCTGCAGTGCTGCTGTCCATGAAGAGGGAGATGGTTCGCCTGGACAACGTGTGGGGTGTCGGTGGAGGTCTGAGACCTGTCAAACATCTCATCAAAGAG atGAATCTTCTGCTCAAAGAGTATCTGATATCAGGAGACGTGTCGGAGGCGGAGCACTGTCTCCGGGACCTggaagtgcctcatttccaccATGAGCTGGTCTACGAG GCTGTAGTGATGGTGCTGGAGTCTAAAGGTGACACTGCCACTCATATGATGATGAAGCTCCTGCAGTCCTTCTGGAAAACGGGCCTCATCACTGTTGATCAGATGAACAGG gGTTTCCAGCGCGTCTATGATGAGCTGCCTGAAATCAGCCTAGATGTGCCACATGCCCACTCTATCATGGAGACTTTTGTGGACCTCTGCTATCAGGAGTCTGTCATCACCAAACAGCTGAGGGATGCCTGTCCCTCCAG AGGGCGGAAGCGTTTTGTCAGCGAAGGAGATGGCGGGATGATCAAGAACTAA
- the mogs gene encoding mannosyl-oligosaccharide glucosidase has translation MGRQRKRVVTGEAAPPPRKDEKPSAFHRKDKKKKVNIGKMFINISIGLCIFSLIWFFYAIYMRSSLAKRVVTLHPSPHILDANSTDAKVSPERFWGSYRPQVYFGMKTRSPRSIVTGMMWMRQFSDLDMNLRHTCEQGDRLQGYGWLMHDGLTFGVQEIRDNDFTLTTEFVKRMGGGHGGDWTWRVTAKQHSSAPQAPVISLMFYAAADAQGSLQAHVEERNRLASIAGFSEELGNFKITFRKPVTGEMSSAKYATYNYLQTVSPGLEKLTDIVKYSLNRRFVYSPPSGEKRHYIGVDTYKPPHHQNQQKPDQRKESDFVVYQVTVQTPFQIEVLFESGSFHNRPNQLVGSIMTQELEKRKAEFDAKFEKTFGLEKKGFSQAYIKFGKAALSNMLGGMGYFFGQSVVQSVYNEYPLLYPEGALFTAVPSRSFFPRGFLWDEGFHQLLLSKWDPQVTREVITHWIDLMNMEGWIPREQILGDEARSKVPAEFIVQRNENANPPTLFLALQELIEQLSSNPDKAASQPTLHFLRRLFPRLKTWYEWYNTTQTGPLPNSYRWRGRDKDTNLFLNPKTLTSGLDDYPRASHPSADERHVDLHCWMALSSGTMAKVAQLLGEPHEDYQLSHKVLSDNNLLSELHWSEQHRAFSDFGNHTEDVSLQREKVYVPPGQPRHQFPVARLVRSVRRAPKAQYVNALGYVSLFPFLLQILQPDSPKLEHIFQDMRDSNKLWTPYGLRSLSKSDPLYMKRNTEHDAPYWRGPIWININYLAVRALHYYSHTEGPYQEKAAVLYEELRTNIINNVYRQYVEAGYIWEQYNDSTGRGQGSHPFTGWSSLTLLMMAEQY, from the exons ATGGGCAGACAGAGGAAGAGGGTGGTGACGGGTGAAGCTGCTCCACCTCCGCGGAAAGATGAGAAGCCCTCTGCATTTCACCGCAAggacaagaaaaagaaagtcaATATTGGGAAAATGTTCATTAACATCTCAATTGGTCTCTGCATATTCAGCCTCATCTGGTTCTTTTATGCCATCTACATGAGATCCAGCCTGGCTAAAAGGGTGGTGACTCTGCATCCGTCTCCTCACATCCTAGATGCCAATAGCACCGATGCCAAGGTTTCCCCAGAGAGGTTCTGGGGGTCATACAGGCCTCAGGTCTACTTTGGCATGAAAACAAGGAGTCCCAGGTCTATTGTGACAG GCATGATGTGGATGCGTCAGTTTTCTGACTTGGACATGAATCTCAGGCACACTTGTGAGCAGGGCGATCGCCTTCAAGGCTACGGCTGGCTCATGCACGATGGCCTCACCTTTGGCGTCCAAGAAATCCGAGACAACGATTTCACGCTGACCACCGAGTTTGTTAAGAGGATGGGAGGGGGTCATGGAGGAGACTGGACGTGGAGGGTCACAGCCAAACAGCAT AGCTCTGCCCCCCAGGCACCAGTCATCTCTCTGATGTTTTACGCAGCAGCAGACGCGCAGGGCTCACTGCAGGCTCACGTAGAGGAGAGGAATCGCCTCGCTTCCATCGCCGGTTTCTCAGAGGAGCTCGGAAACTTTAAGATCACCTTCCGAAAGCCTGTCACTGGGGAGATGTCCAGTGCTAAATATGCCAC cTACAACTACCTTCAGACTGTGTCTCCTGGTCTGGAGAAGCTGACTGACATTGTGAAGTACAGTCTGAACCGCAGGTTTGTGTATAGCCCTCCGTCTGGCGAGAAGAGGCATTACATCGGTGTAGACACCTACAAACCCCCCCACCACCAAAACCAGCAGAAACCTGACCAGAGGAAGGAAAGCGACTTTGTGGTTTACCAGGTGACTGTTCAGACACCTTTCCAGATTGAGGTTCTGTTTGAATCTGGAAGCTTTCACAATCGCCCCAACCAGCTGGTGGGCTCCATCATGACTCAGGAGCTGGAGAAGAGGAAAGCGGAGTTTGATGCAAAGTTTGAGAAAACTTTTGGCCTTGAGAAGAAAGGTTTTAGCCAGGCATATATTAAATTCGGCAAGGCAGCACTCAGCAACATGCTGGGCGGAATGGGCTACTTCTTTGGGCAGTCGGTAGTACAGTCGGTCTACAATGAATACCCTCTCCTTTATCCTGAAGGTGCTTTATTCACCGCTGTTCCATCACGCTCATTCTTTCCCAGAGGATTCCTTTGGGATGAGGGCTTTCACCAGCTGCTGTTGAGTAAGTGGGATCCCCAGGTGACGAGGGAGGTCATTACTCATTGGATAGACCTGATGAATATGGAGGGCTGGATCCCCCGTGAGCAGATTCTTGGAGATGAGGCTCGCAGCAAAGTCCCAGCTGAATTTATTGTTCAACGAAACGAGAACGCCAACCCCCCTACGCTTTTCTTAGCGCTTCAGGAGCTTATTGAACAACTCTCATCCAATCCAGACAAGGCAGCATCTCAGCCAACCTTGCATTTCCTCCGACGGCTCTTCCCCAGGCTCAAAACCTGGTATGAATGGTACAACACCACACAGACGGGGCCCCTACCCAATTCTTACCGCTGGCGTGGACGCGACAAGGACACCAATCTGTTTCTCAATCCCAAGACCTTGACCTCTGGGCTGGATGACTACCCACGGGCCTCACACCCCTCAGCAGATGAGCGTCACGTTGACTTGCACTGCTGGATGGCATTGTCCTCAGGCACCATGGCTAAAGTAGCTCAGCTTCTGGGCGAGCCCCACGAGGACTACCAGCTCTCACACAAAGTGCTCAGTGACAACAACCTGCTCAGTGAGCTCCACTGGTCAGAACAACACCGTGCTTTCAGTGACTTTGGCAACCACACAGAGGATGTATCCTTGCAGAGGGAGAAGGTGTACGTACCTCCAGGGCAGCCTCGTCATCAGTTCCCCGTAGCTCGTCTCGTTCGCTCTGTCCGCAGAGCCCCCAAAGCGCAGTATGTTAATGCTTTGGGTTATGTTAGCTTGTTCCCCTTCTTACTGCAGATTCTCCAGCCCGACTCACCCAAGCTGGAGCACATTTTCCAGGATATGAGAGACTCCAATAAGCTGTGGACACCCTACGGTCTGCGATCGCTCTCCAAGTCCGATCCACTGTACATGAAGCGAAATACAGAACACGATGCCCCCTACTGGAGAGGACCCATCTGGATTAACATCAACTACTTGGCAGTCAGGGCGCTCCACTACTACAGCCACACAGAAGGGCCATACCAAGAGAAGGCAGCTGTTCTTTATGAGGAACTCAGGACTAACATTATTAATAATGTTTATAGACAGTATGTTGAAGCAGGGTATATTTGGGAGCAGTACAATGACAGCACCGGCAGGGGGCAGGGAAGCCACCCCTTCACCGGCTGGTCATCTCTGACCCTATTAATGATGGCTGAACAGTATTGA